A DNA window from Engystomops pustulosus chromosome 6, aEngPut4.maternal, whole genome shotgun sequence contains the following coding sequences:
- the LOC140065311 gene encoding phospholipase A2 inhibitor and Ly6/PLAUR domain-containing protein-like, with the protein MEIEQRLYMSSSPPPPPAIGSIYMPILHREVTHSRSLRSARSSTITEMNPVIISIFLISFSLSIAAALQCYSCRAKNNVTCEPEIVNCTKGDRCVTISEWCKYYKIYRSVFKGCAKGLPCAAILHGGVNCNISLRYNIHCCDTDLCNAKSYEMPDLGEPRGPLCPSCHKPNTIDGCEPTEMVRCQEEGDKCFRFAGTVRHPDGYVTTYSLRGCVSPMECELNLQRVVGIETLHLSEYECTDPKGSLTDEEKLLKMTKLIY; encoded by the exons ATGGAAATTGAACAGAGACTCTACatgagctcatctcctcctccacccccagCCATAGGCTCTATATATATGCCAATCCTCCACCGTGAGGTTACTCATTCAAGAAGTCTCAGAAGTGCAAGATCATCCACGATAACAGAGATGAATCCTGTTATAATAAGCATCTTCCTCATTTCCTTCTCACTCTCCATCG CCGCTGCTCTCCAGTGCTACTCCTGCCGTGCTAAGAACAATGTCACCTGTGAGCCTGAAATAGTGAACTGTACGAAGGGAGACCGGTGTGTAACTATCTCCGAGTGGTGTAAATATT ataagATCTATCGCTCAGTGTTTAAAGGCTGCGCCAAAGGTTTGCCATGTGCTGCTATACTTCACGGAGGGGTAAACTGCAATATCTCTCTTAGGTATAACATCCACTGCTGTGATACAGACCTCTGTAACGCCAAATCCTATGAGA TGCCAGATCTTGGAGAGCCCAGGGGACCACTATGTCCGAGCTGCCATAAACCAAACACTATAGATGGATGTGAGCCCACAGAAATGGTTAGATGTCAAGAAGAAGGTGACAAATGCTTTAGATTTGCTGGGACAGTCAGGCATCCAG ATGGATATGTGACCACTTACTCACTCAGAGGttgtgtgagccccatggagtgcGAGCTTAATCTACAGAGGGTGGTCGGAATAGAAACCCTTCACCTATCGGAATATGAGTGCACAGATCCAAAAGGATCTCTGACCGATGAAGAGAAGTTACTTAAAATGACAAAATTAATTTACTGA